In Pseudoduganella albidiflava, a single window of DNA contains:
- a CDS encoding SMP-30/gluconolactonase/LRE family protein, translated as MANPSIERIDGVHCTTGESPAWDAAARAWYWVDIPAKRVWRLDAAGKARSWDLPEMAGCVAPRVRGGLIAGMETGMYDVDLFDNGTVATTLLGKPDDLGAGMRFNDGRTDRQGRFWSGTMFMDMAAAKDIGQLYRYDGNGLSQPVVSGLLTQNGLSWSPDGKTMYLSDSHPKSRLIWAFDYDTATGIPSNRRVFANLADHVGRPDGAVVDADGCYWICANDAGALLRFTPAGKLDRRIDVPFAKPSMCTFGGADLRTMIVTSIVSGKPEDAEWGGSVILLNPGVQGLADASCAF; from the coding sequence ATGGCGAACCCGTCGATCGAACGTATCGACGGCGTGCATTGCACGACGGGCGAAAGCCCGGCGTGGGATGCCGCTGCCCGGGCGTGGTACTGGGTCGACATTCCCGCGAAACGCGTCTGGCGGCTCGATGCCGCCGGCAAGGCGCGCTCGTGGGACCTGCCCGAGATGGCCGGCTGCGTGGCACCCCGTGTCCGTGGCGGCCTGATCGCCGGCATGGAAACCGGCATGTACGACGTCGACCTGTTCGACAACGGCACGGTGGCCACCACGCTGCTGGGCAAGCCGGACGATCTCGGCGCGGGCATGCGCTTCAACGATGGCCGCACCGACCGCCAAGGCCGCTTCTGGAGCGGCACCATGTTCATGGACATGGCTGCCGCGAAGGACATCGGGCAGCTGTACCGCTACGATGGCAACGGCCTGTCGCAACCGGTGGTGTCGGGCCTGCTGACGCAGAATGGCCTGTCGTGGTCGCCGGATGGCAAGACGATGTACCTGTCCGATTCGCATCCGAAGAGCCGCCTGATCTGGGCCTTCGATTACGACACCGCCACGGGGATCCCGTCGAACCGCCGCGTGTTCGCCAACTTGGCCGATCACGTGGGCCGTCCCGATGGCGCCGTGGTCGATGCCGATGGCTGTTACTGGATCTGCGCGAACGATGCCGGCGCCCTGCTCCGCTTCACGCCTGCCGGCAAGCTGGACCGCCGCATCGACGTGCCGTTCGCGAAACCGTCGATGTGCACGTTCGGTGGCGCCGACCTGCGGACGATGATCGTCACCTCGATCGTTTCCGGCAAGCCGGAAGATGCCGAATGGGGTGGCAGTGTCATCTTGCTGAATCCCGGCGTGCAGGGGTTGGCGGACGCTTCGTGCGCGTTCTGA
- the kdgD gene encoding 5-dehydro-4-deoxyglucarate dehydratase, translated as MQPLELQKILNHGLLSFPVTDFDQEGNFRADTYAKRLEWLAPYGASALFAAGGTGEFFSLTPNEYGDVIKTAVDTCRGVVPILAGAGGPTRQAIAYAQEAEKIGAQGILLLPHYLTEASQDGLVRHVEEVCKSVDFGVVVYNRGACRLTADSLEKLADRNPNLIGFKDGIGDIELMMSIWRRMGDRFSYLGGLPTAEIYAAAYKALGVPVYSSAVFNFMPKLAMDFYHAIANDDRATQNRLIDEFFLPYLAIRNRKAGYAVSIVKAGAKIAGYDAGPVRAPLTDLNEEEFAMLEKLMRAQGPQ; from the coding sequence ATGCAACCGTTAGAACTCCAAAAAATCCTGAACCATGGCCTGCTGTCGTTCCCGGTCACGGACTTCGACCAGGAAGGCAACTTCCGCGCGGATACGTACGCGAAGCGCCTGGAGTGGCTGGCTCCGTACGGCGCATCGGCGCTGTTCGCCGCCGGCGGCACGGGTGAGTTCTTCTCGCTGACCCCGAACGAATACGGCGACGTGATCAAGACCGCCGTCGATACCTGCCGCGGCGTGGTGCCGATCCTGGCCGGTGCCGGTGGCCCGACCCGCCAGGCGATCGCCTACGCACAGGAAGCGGAAAAAATCGGCGCGCAAGGCATCCTGCTGCTGCCGCACTACCTGACCGAAGCCAGCCAGGACGGCCTGGTGCGCCACGTGGAAGAAGTCTGCAAATCCGTCGATTTCGGCGTGGTCGTGTACAACCGCGGCGCCTGCCGCCTGACCGCCGACTCGCTGGAAAAGCTGGCCGACCGCAACCCGAACCTGATCGGCTTCAAGGATGGCATCGGCGACATCGAACTGATGATGTCGATCTGGCGCCGCATGGGCGACCGCTTCAGCTACCTGGGCGGCCTGCCGACCGCGGAGATTTATGCGGCCGCGTACAAAGCGCTCGGAGTCCCTGTATACTCGTCGGCTGTCTTCAACTTCATGCCGAAGCTGGCGATGGACTTCTATCACGCGATCGCCAACGATGACCGCGCGACCCAGAACCGTCTGATCGACGAATTCTTCCTGCCTTACCTGGCCATCCGCAACCGCAAGGCCGGCTATGCAGTGTCGATCGTCAAGGCCGGCGCGAAGATTGCAGGCTACGACGCCGGTCCGGTGCGCGCACCGCTGACCGACCTGAACGAAGAAGAATTCGCGATGCTGGAAAAACTGATGCGAGCACAAGGCCCGCAGTAA
- a CDS encoding aldehyde dehydrogenase (NADP(+)), whose amino-acid sequence MQQIKGEMIIGRSVVSGKEGSVKAIDPSRNEQIEPAFGLASQAELDLACKLAWEAFDRYRETTPEQRAKFLETIADRIMDLGATLVERAMQETGLPQARLEGERGRTCNQLRLFAKVVRDGRYLTATLDSALPDRAPAPRPDIRLRKIGLGPVAVFGASNFPLAFSVAGGDTASALAAGCPVIVKAHSAHLGTSELVAKAVQQAAIDCDMPEGVFSMLIGSGQTIGQNLVSNPAIKAVGFTGSRAGGVALMKTAAAREEPIPVYAEMSSINPVFILEGALNANEKLPQQFADSLTLGAGQFCTNPGLLIAIDSPALDKFLEGVKVALAAKGAATMLTPGIHSAYNKGVAQLAGIEGVKLVGQGKTSEVPCGAVAALYETSGEHFLAKPELEGEIFGPTSLLIRVKDEAQLVAVAEHVEGQLTAAVHATGNDIAVAKKLLPTLERKAGRILFNGFGTGVEVSHAMVHGGPFPSTSDSRSTSVGASAIDRFLRPVSYQDVPAELLPAALDSANSLGIPRVVDGELVLK is encoded by the coding sequence ATGCAGCAGATTAAAGGTGAAATGATCATTGGCCGCTCAGTCGTGAGCGGCAAGGAAGGCTCCGTCAAGGCCATCGATCCGTCGCGCAACGAACAGATCGAACCGGCTTTCGGCCTGGCTTCCCAAGCCGAGCTGGACCTGGCTTGCAAGCTGGCGTGGGAGGCGTTCGATCGCTACCGCGAAACGACGCCGGAACAGCGTGCCAAGTTCCTGGAAACGATCGCTGACCGCATCATGGACCTGGGCGCGACCCTGGTCGAACGTGCGATGCAGGAAACGGGTCTGCCGCAGGCCCGCCTGGAAGGCGAGCGTGGCCGCACCTGCAATCAGCTGCGCCTGTTCGCGAAAGTCGTGCGTGACGGCCGCTACCTGACCGCCACGCTGGACTCCGCCCTGCCGGACCGTGCTCCGGCACCGCGCCCGGACATCCGCCTGCGCAAGATCGGCCTGGGCCCGGTTGCCGTGTTCGGCGCCAGCAACTTCCCGCTGGCCTTCTCCGTGGCCGGTGGCGACACCGCGTCCGCGCTGGCAGCGGGTTGCCCGGTCATCGTCAAGGCGCACTCGGCTCACCTGGGTACCTCCGAGCTGGTGGCAAAAGCCGTGCAGCAAGCCGCCATCGACTGCGACATGCCGGAAGGCGTGTTCTCGATGCTGATCGGCTCGGGCCAGACCATCGGCCAGAACCTGGTCAGCAACCCGGCCATCAAGGCCGTGGGCTTCACCGGTTCGCGCGCCGGCGGCGTGGCACTGATGAAGACCGCCGCTGCCCGTGAAGAGCCGATCCCCGTGTATGCGGAGATGAGCTCGATCAACCCGGTGTTCATCTTGGAAGGCGCGCTGAACGCCAACGAAAAGCTGCCGCAGCAATTCGCCGATTCGCTGACCCTGGGCGCAGGCCAGTTCTGCACCAACCCGGGCCTGCTGATCGCGATCGACTCCCCGGCACTGGACAAGTTCCTGGAAGGCGTGAAAGTCGCGCTGGCCGCCAAGGGTGCCGCCACGATGCTGACTCCTGGCATCCACTCCGCCTACAACAAGGGCGTGGCGCAACTGGCCGGCATCGAAGGCGTGAAGCTGGTTGGCCAGGGCAAGACGAGCGAAGTGCCGTGCGGCGCCGTTGCTGCACTGTACGAAACCTCGGGCGAACATTTCCTGGCCAAGCCGGAACTGGAAGGCGAGATCTTTGGCCCGACGTCGCTGCTGATCCGCGTCAAAGACGAAGCCCAACTGGTAGCGGTAGCAGAACACGTCGAAGGTCAGCTGACCGCCGCCGTGCACGCCACCGGCAATGACATCGCCGTCGCGAAAAAGCTGCTGCCGACCCTGGAGCGCAAGGCTGGCCGTATCCTGTTCAACGGCTTCGGCACCGGCGTGGAAGTGTCGCACGCCATGGTGCACGGCGGCCCGTTCCCGTCCACGTCCGACAGCCGCTCCACCTCGGTGGGCGCGTCCGCGATCGATCGCTTCCTGCGCCCGGTCTCGTACCAGGACGTGCCGGCCGAGCTGCTGCCGGCCGCGCTGGACAGCGCCAATTCGCTGGGCATCCCGCGCGTCGTCGACGGCGAGCTGGTGCTGAAGTAA
- a CDS encoding 5-carboxymethyl-2-hydroxymuconate isomerase, translated as MPHLRIEYTGNLDGHVDMQALCNVLCRTLTQFQDETGNSVFPLTGTRVLAYPAPYAAVADGAPDRAFLYLLMRIAPGRPQPLLDAVGKALLAQLDCTLAPITALRSIRATLQFDEGRPVYEGKWASA; from the coding sequence ATGCCACACTTGAGAATCGAATACACCGGCAATCTCGACGGCCACGTCGACATGCAGGCGCTGTGCAACGTGCTGTGCCGCACGCTGACGCAATTCCAGGACGAGACCGGCAATTCCGTCTTCCCGCTGACTGGCACCCGCGTGCTGGCCTATCCCGCGCCGTACGCCGCCGTGGCAGACGGCGCCCCCGACCGCGCCTTCCTCTACCTGCTGATGCGCATTGCCCCCGGCCGACCGCAGCCGTTGCTGGATGCCGTCGGCAAGGCGCTGCTGGCGCAGCTCGACTGCACGCTGGCGCCGATCACCGCCTTGCGCTCGATCCGGGCGACCCTGCAGTTCGACGAGGGCCGGCCCGTATATGAAGGGAAGTGGGCGTCGGCCTGA